From Xylanibacter oryzae DSM 17970, a single genomic window includes:
- a CDS encoding patatin-like phospholipase family protein: protein MKTPEVAICLSGGGFRAAAFHLGTLSYLSHLKMADGSSFLNMVNTISTISGGTITGLWYLAGLCNGVEDDESFKILYQKLNSVDIPTVALDSFVRNQKDVHSLIKQMTDVYDDMFFDGKTLGLIFDNIEKIHVHHFSANGTDFSCALPFRYQATKAIENAKEEYRYGFVGNNNNNIPRHIARQIRLSEILATSSCFPGGFEPLVFPTDFKLSANEKNAEYVKDMQPVGLMDGGIVDNQGLEYIKHAEKQLEYNDPDAKYRNVIDLVIASDVSSPYMKPYKANLFSGMKNISINALMHGFYIAAALLITADIASVGKIDYFWTGVLTTLSLISLTAAILVHIIRHKADGMIAESPLKKCKKSIRRLTVNSIVNLLINRGTSLLMLANTVFMKNTRRMSYDMMYNDSRWNNRLIMNAIYELRPGEKWQLKYKSGELPEWMKPSEVIQQNSKKAANMGTTLWFTDNDKSNRVPEAIIATGQYNMCWNLIEYIERLERDKSNTDETHELIIKCKTQLIEDWMKFEKDPMWLFKDKMV from the coding sequence ATGAAAACACCAGAGGTAGCAATTTGTCTTTCGGGCGGCGGTTTTAGAGCTGCTGCATTTCATCTAGGTACACTGTCATATCTAAGTCACCTGAAAATGGCTGACGGCAGTAGTTTCCTCAACATGGTAAATACCATTTCTACCATATCAGGAGGTACGATAACCGGACTGTGGTACCTGGCTGGTTTATGTAATGGCGTTGAAGATGACGAATCATTCAAAATTCTTTATCAGAAACTGAATTCTGTGGACATTCCGACGGTAGCGTTAGACTCTTTTGTCAGGAACCAGAAAGACGTACATTCACTAATCAAGCAGATGACTGATGTGTACGACGATATGTTTTTTGATGGCAAGACACTAGGACTTATCTTTGACAATATCGAGAAAATCCATGTACACCATTTTTCGGCCAACGGCACTGATTTTTCTTGTGCACTGCCATTCCGTTATCAGGCTACAAAAGCTATCGAAAATGCAAAAGAGGAATATAGGTATGGATTTGTAGGCAACAACAATAACAATATACCAAGGCATATAGCCCGTCAGATACGATTGTCGGAGATATTGGCAACATCATCATGCTTCCCCGGAGGATTTGAGCCGCTGGTATTCCCAACGGATTTTAAATTGTCTGCAAATGAGAAAAATGCTGAATACGTGAAAGACATGCAGCCCGTAGGGTTGATGGACGGTGGCATCGTGGACAACCAGGGACTGGAATATATAAAACATGCAGAGAAGCAGTTGGAATATAACGATCCTGACGCAAAATACAGAAATGTAATAGACCTGGTAATAGCATCAGATGTATCGAGTCCTTATATGAAGCCCTATAAAGCCAATTTGTTTAGTGGTATGAAAAATATAAGCATCAATGCTCTGATGCATGGTTTCTATATAGCTGCAGCATTATTAATAACTGCTGATATCGCAAGTGTGGGTAAGATTGATTATTTCTGGACGGGTGTGCTTACTACATTGTCTCTGATATCCCTGACGGCTGCAATACTGGTACATATAATACGCCACAAGGCTGACGGCATGATAGCTGAATCGCCATTGAAGAAGTGTAAGAAATCAATAAGAAGACTTACTGTTAACAGTATAGTAAATCTATTGATAAACAGGGGTACATCGCTTCTGATGCTTGCCAATACGGTGTTTATGAAAAATACCCGCAGGATGTCGTACGACATGATGTATAATGATAGCAGATGGAATAACAGACTGATAATGAACGCCATTTACGAGCTCCGGCCGGGAGAGAAATGGCAGTTAAAATATAAAAGCGGTGAACTGCCTGAATGGATGAAACCGTCGGAGGTTATCCAGCAAAACAGTAAAAAGGCGGCAAATATGGGCACTACGTTGTGGTTTACAGATAATGACAAAAGTAATAGGGTGCCTGAAGCCATCATAGCCACGGGACAATATAATATGTGCTGGAACCTTATCGAATATATTGAACGGTTGGAGCGTGACAAGTCGAATACAGACGAGACGCACGAACTGATCATCAAATGCAAGACTCAACTGATAGAAGACTGGATGAAATTCGAGAAAGATCCTATGTGGCTGTTCAAGGATAAAATGGTGTAA
- a CDS encoding PDDEXK nuclease domain-containing protein codes for MGQQLVAQLGEDVFFSVPWGHHLYIMSSCKDINKAVFYLQKTVENGWSRAVLLNFLDTDLYERQGKAVNNFSRFLPDTQSELAQQTLKDSYTFDFITLTENYKERELEDALTGNITRFLIELGCRRLLYRSIPFMQKGAIENANGLIRQYIPKKSSFAHYDDNDIQRILAKINKRWRNKPAFATPKIAF; via the coding sequence ATTGGGCAACAACTTGTTGCCCAATTAGGCGAAGACGTATTTTTTTCCGTTCCGTGGGGGCATCATCTGTATATCATGTCTTCGTGCAAAGATATAAATAAAGCAGTTTTTTACCTGCAAAAGACTGTAGAGAACGGATGGAGTCGGGCCGTATTACTCAACTTCCTGGACACCGACCTTTACGAGCGTCAGGGTAAGGCGGTGAACAACTTCTCCCGTTTTTTGCCTGATACGCAGAGCGAACTGGCACAGCAGACATTAAAAGACTCTTATACATTCGATTTCATCACACTCACAGAGAACTATAAAGAGCGGGAACTTGAAGATGCGTTGACAGGCAACATCACCCGTTTCCTAATTGAGCTTGGGTGTAGACGTTTACTTTATCGATCCATACCCTTCATGCAAAAAGGAGCGATAGAAAATGCAAATGGATTGATACGACAATATATACCCAAGAAGTCTTCGTTTGCGCATTACGATGATAATGATATACAAAGAATCTTAGCCAAAATCAATAAAAGATGGAGAAATAAACCTGCTTTTGCTACGCCAAAGATTGCTTTTTAA
- a CDS encoding smalltalk protein — MSKISSTNWGKLIKVIITVLSALAGLITGTAVAAN, encoded by the coding sequence ATGTCGAAGATTTCATCCACCAACTGGGGTAAGCTGATAAAGGTAATTATAACTGTACTCAGCGCTCTGGCAGGACTAATAACTGGTACAGCGGTAGCAGCTAATTAA
- a CDS encoding alpha/beta hydrolase translates to MKKSRIEELAIYSKSLNKPMPVVIYLPSGYDDEESLPVLYFLHGRSGDENFIKNIELDKVADRLIENEDIKPMIIVCPRIENSRGINSSPICKDVKDPYGRTINIGMYEDYFMTDIIPYIDKNFKTVKNRLGRFIGGVSAGGYAALHNALRHPDLFSKVGGHMPALELQLEDEDKQYFQNPENWNKYDPIYIAKNMEYSDTKIYLDAGDNDEGEFYKGCSVLYKNLKVKGFEVENHIFQGHHNLEYIKANMEKYLMFYGTDNITS, encoded by the coding sequence ATGAAGAAATCAAGAATTGAAGAACTCGCAATATATAGTAAAAGTTTAAACAAGCCTATGCCTGTTGTGATCTATCTGCCTTCAGGATACGATGATGAAGAAAGTTTGCCTGTATTATATTTTTTGCATGGCAGAAGCGGAGATGAAAATTTCATTAAGAATATTGAATTGGATAAAGTTGCAGACCGCCTGATTGAGAATGAAGATATTAAACCAATGATAATTGTATGCCCCAGAATAGAGAACAGCAGGGGCATAAACTCATCCCCTATTTGTAAAGACGTGAAAGACCCTTATGGAAGAACAATCAACATTGGTATGTATGAGGATTATTTTATGACGGATATCATTCCATACATTGATAAGAATTTTAAGACTGTAAAAAACAGACTTGGACGATTTATCGGAGGGGTATCGGCTGGTGGATATGCCGCTCTACATAATGCATTACGTCATCCTGATTTATTCTCAAAAGTTGGTGGGCACATGCCGGCCTTAGAATTACAGCTTGAAGATGAAGATAAACAATATTTCCAAAATCCTGAGAACTGGAATAAATATGACCCCATTTACATCGCAAAAAATATGGAATACTCTGATACGAAGATTTATCTTGATGCAGGAGATAACGATGAGGGGGAATTCTACAAAGGTTGCTCTGTGCTATATAAGAATTTAAAAGTAAAAGGATTTGAAGTTGAAAATCATATCTTTCAAGGGCATCACAATCTTGAATACATAAAAGCTAACATGGAGAAATATTTAATGTTTTACGGAACAGATAATATTACATCATAA
- a CDS encoding HU family DNA-binding protein: MPILYKLAKDNRKASRTAGQFFARAIVTNVMDTEGLAEIMQRNCTVKKSDILAVLTELVETMTDQLQNSTRVKLNGFGSFKIGIKGTGSQTIDTYSVGKNVKGLRVNFSPEAKKDATGTRTKKFLSNATVQEAPKNAIVGEKETAKAKAGGSPSAKS, translated from the coding sequence ATGCCTATTCTTTACAAATTAGCAAAAGACAACCGAAAGGCCAGCCGTACAGCCGGACAGTTCTTCGCCCGTGCCATCGTCACTAACGTGATGGACACTGAGGGACTTGCTGAAATAATGCAACGTAACTGTACAGTGAAAAAGAGCGATATTCTAGCCGTTCTTACAGAACTGGTAGAGACGATGACAGACCAGTTGCAGAACTCAACAAGAGTGAAACTCAACGGTTTCGGAAGTTTCAAGATTGGAATAAAAGGTACAGGAAGTCAGACCATCGACACCTACTCTGTAGGTAAGAACGTAAAAGGTCTTCGTGTCAACTTCAGCCCTGAAGCCAAGAAGGATGCAACCGGTACAAGAACCAAAAAGTTCTTGAGTAACGCCACAGTGCAGGAAGCTCCTAAGAATGCCATCGTCGGTGAGAAAGAAACTGCGAAAGCTAAGGCCGGTGGTTCTCCATCTGCGAAATCCTAA